A portion of the Paenibacillus hamazuiensis genome contains these proteins:
- a CDS encoding Gfo/Idh/MocA family protein, with amino-acid sequence MGKLKVGVIGAGSISAMHLSSYANNPEVELAAICDMNRGRAEEKAAKYNIPNVYTDASDLLGNGDVDAVSICTWNNTHAEFSIAALDAGKHVLCEKPLCQTVEQALAVQEAVRRSGKVFQVGFVRRYGQTTQILRRFIDAGELGEIYYAKASYLRRLGNPGGWFSDKERSGGGPLIDIGVHAIDLCWYLMGKPKVKSVSGNTYRKLGNRANVQHLSFYKAADYDADKNDVEDLANALIRFENGASLMVDVSFTLHAVKNETTISIHGTKGGAQVEPELLLATERHDVMLNLQPQADRLSFDFEAGFQSEIDHFVGCCQGRLEPVSPVEDGVEMMKILCAIYESAAEGKEIRFDGER; translated from the coding sequence ATGGGCAAACTTAAAGTAGGCGTCATCGGCGCAGGTTCGATTTCCGCCATGCATCTGAGCTCGTATGCAAACAACCCGGAGGTCGAGCTCGCCGCCATTTGCGATATGAACCGCGGGCGCGCGGAGGAAAAGGCGGCGAAGTACAACATTCCAAACGTCTACACCGACGCTAGTGACCTGCTGGGGAACGGGGATGTGGATGCGGTGAGCATCTGCACCTGGAACAACACGCACGCCGAGTTCAGCATCGCCGCGCTGGATGCCGGCAAGCACGTGCTTTGCGAGAAGCCGCTTTGCCAGACGGTGGAGCAGGCGCTGGCGGTGCAGGAGGCGGTCCGCCGAAGCGGCAAGGTGTTTCAGGTCGGCTTCGTCCGCCGCTATGGCCAGACGACGCAAATATTGCGGCGGTTTATCGATGCCGGCGAGCTGGGCGAGATTTATTACGCGAAGGCGAGTTATCTGCGCCGTCTCGGCAATCCCGGCGGCTGGTTCAGCGACAAGGAGCGCTCCGGCGGCGGTCCGCTGATCGACATCGGCGTGCATGCGATCGATTTATGCTGGTATTTGATGGGCAAGCCGAAGGTGAAGTCGGTGTCCGGCAATACATACCGCAAGCTGGGCAACCGCGCGAACGTGCAGCATTTATCTTTTTATAAAGCGGCGGATTACGATGCGGACAAAAACGATGTCGAGGATTTGGCGAACGCGCTGATCCGCTTCGAGAACGGCGCGTCGCTTATGGTGGACGTGAGCTTTACGCTGCATGCGGTCAAAAACGAAACGACGATTTCGATCCACGGCACCAAGGGGGGAGCCCAGGTGGAACCCGAACTGCTGCTGGCCACGGAGCGTCACGACGTGATGTTAAACCTACAGCCGCAGGCCGACCGGCTATCGTTTGATTTCGAAGCGGGCTTTCAAAGCGAGATCGACCATTTTGTCGGCTGCTGCCAAGGACGTTTGGAGCCGGTCAGTCCCGTCGAGGACGGCGTCGAGATGATGAAAATATTGTGCGCCATTTACGAATCCGCGGCCGAAGGAAAAGAAATCCGCTTCGATGGCGAGCGCTGA
- a CDS encoding carbohydrate ABC transporter permease, whose protein sequence is MQTSRFKISVIHSFLAVLCLANIIPILWMIVSSFKSEEEFSVNPVGWPKLWDFSNYPKAWKVAHLGTYFWNSLLVTAAAIVLTVLLGALCSYFIARFEFRWSKWVYGLFIVGMTIPIHATLVPIFSLMKKLGLLNTQLSLVLPYTAFHLSITIFILVGFMKSFPKDIEESAIIDGGGAYRIFWSIVLPMTRPALATVVIINFIYNWNEFLFALVLISKNGLKTLPLGLANFAGTETKFQTMQMAALTMALAPVLIFYMLLEKQLVQGMTAGAVKG, encoded by the coding sequence ATGCAAACATCACGTTTTAAAATATCGGTCATCCACTCGTTTCTGGCCGTGCTTTGTTTGGCGAACATTATTCCTATCCTTTGGATGATCGTCAGTTCCTTCAAATCCGAGGAAGAATTTTCGGTGAACCCGGTAGGCTGGCCGAAGCTGTGGGATTTCAGCAACTATCCGAAGGCATGGAAGGTCGCCCATCTCGGCACATATTTCTGGAACAGCCTGCTCGTAACGGCGGCCGCAATCGTACTCACGGTGCTGCTCGGCGCCTTATGCTCGTATTTTATAGCCAGATTCGAATTTCGCTGGTCGAAGTGGGTGTACGGTCTCTTTATCGTCGGGATGACGATTCCGATTCACGCCACGCTTGTTCCTATTTTTTCCTTGATGAAAAAGCTAGGGCTGCTGAACACCCAGCTTTCTCTCGTGCTTCCCTACACGGCGTTCCATCTGTCCATCACGATATTTATTCTCGTCGGCTTCATGAAGTCGTTTCCGAAAGATATCGAGGAATCCGCCATCATCGACGGGGGAGGTGCGTACCGGATTTTCTGGTCGATCGTCCTGCCGATGACCAGGCCTGCGCTGGCTACGGTCGTCATCATCAACTTCATTTACAATTGGAATGAATTTTTGTTCGCTTTGGTATTAATCAGCAAAAACGGACTCAAAACGCTGCCGCTCGGGCTGGCGAACTTTGCCGGTACGGAAACGAAGTTTCAGACGATGCAGATGGCGGCTTTGACGATGGCGCTCGCGCCGGTGCTGATCTTTTATATGCTGCTGGAAAAGCAGCTGGTGCAGGGAATGACGGCCGGTGCGGTAAAAGGTTGA
- a CDS encoding sugar phosphate isomerase/epimerase family protein, producing MKLTNKIGVMVDSFGVGVRQGLVKAREVGADGVQIYAVAGEMDPRALTAADRRELKTYIEDLGLEVSALCGDLGGHGFQDRKANPEKIDMSKRILELALDLGTRIVTTHIGIVPENPGDEVYEAMQTACEELGQYAKSMDAFFAIETGPETAAHLKSFLDTLSTNGVSVNFDPANMVMVTGDDPVQGVRLLKDYIVHTHVKDGLRLREVDPRLVYGALGFDPMDHEHIAQMAAGGDSFREVPLGEGSVDFDSYFAALTEIRYEGYLTIEREVGERPEDDIRKAVQFIKRYR from the coding sequence ATGAAGCTGACGAACAAAATCGGCGTGATGGTGGACAGCTTCGGCGTCGGCGTGCGCCAAGGGCTGGTGAAGGCGCGAGAAGTCGGCGCCGACGGCGTGCAGATATATGCCGTTGCAGGCGAGATGGACCCGCGCGCGCTGACGGCGGCGGACCGCCGGGAACTGAAGACGTATATTGAAGATCTCGGCCTCGAGGTTTCCGCGCTGTGCGGGGACCTTGGCGGCCACGGTTTTCAGGACCGCAAGGCAAATCCGGAAAAAATCGACATGTCGAAGCGGATTTTGGAGCTGGCGCTCGATCTGGGCACGCGGATCGTCACGACGCATATCGGGATTGTGCCGGAGAACCCGGGCGACGAAGTGTATGAGGCGATGCAGACGGCATGCGAGGAGCTCGGGCAGTACGCGAAAAGCATGGACGCCTTCTTCGCGATCGAAACGGGGCCGGAGACGGCGGCCCATTTGAAATCGTTTTTGGATACGCTGAGCACAAACGGCGTATCCGTCAACTTCGATCCCGCCAATATGGTGATGGTGACCGGGGACGACCCGGTCCAAGGCGTGCGGCTGCTCAAGGACTACATCGTCCATACGCATGTGAAGGACGGTCTGCGGCTGCGCGAGGTCGATCCGCGGCTGGTATACGGCGCGCTCGGTTTCGATCCGATGGATCATGAGCATATTGCGCAGATGGCCGCGGGCGGCGACAGCTTCCGCGAGGTGCCGTTAGGCGAAGGCTCGGTCGACTTCGACAGCTATTTTGCCGCGTTGACGGAGATCAGGTACGAAGGTTATTTGACCATCGAGCGGGAAGTGGGCGAGCGCCCGGAGGACGACATCCGCAAAGCCGTGCAGTTCATTAAAAGGTACCGTTAA
- a CDS encoding response regulator produces the protein MTIKMLIVDDEPIICRGLRETIPWDTVGVTVTGEASDGAEALELIAREPVDLVLTDIHMDGMDGLALSRELRSKYPHIRIIILSGYDDFEYARQAIRIGVEDFLLKPVDIDELMAMVRRIGEELAQEAEGRKRHIRDGWLHWLNRLLQSGGSFPEGEDRPAVPEGATGFRFAVSQLENYGLWAGRLADEERKSLRRNWEHALHDALGGEGLDAYSLFWHPNVLVTLCIEFRAADIDGLRAALSGITVPQAEESRLLIGISPVFHGFSEAYARFEEAMAAVQLIPTLKERTVLIGEAAAVRRKNRGASIAAELETRMLGLLFGDSEAELDMAAAELMETAREKGIHPADIALAVKELKIAVRRRLRSGSAALSEEIEALLAVDIDLFAHNSYRSLESLLRGELKSLFNLIRSSAHGKNHWMIDRVKKYIESRYSSDVKASEVAAWLQITPNYFSIVFNQYFGKGFAEYLNEVRIEHAKAMLSATHDRVFEIAEKVGYNDYKYFCSIFKSYTGLTPTQYRKIAESTSA, from the coding sequence ATGACGATCAAAATGTTAATTGTCGACGACGAACCGATCATATGCCGCGGGCTGCGGGAGACGATTCCGTGGGATACCGTCGGCGTCACGGTGACCGGCGAAGCTTCCGACGGAGCGGAAGCGCTGGAGCTGATCGCCCGGGAGCCGGTCGATCTGGTGCTGACGGATATTCACATGGACGGAATGGACGGTCTGGCTTTGTCCAGGGAGCTGAGAAGCAAGTATCCGCATATCCGCATCATTATTCTCAGCGGATACGACGACTTCGAATACGCCCGTCAAGCCATTCGCATCGGCGTGGAGGATTTTTTGCTGAAGCCCGTCGATATCGACGAGCTGATGGCGATGGTGCGCCGAATCGGAGAGGAGCTCGCACAGGAAGCGGAAGGCCGCAAGCGGCATATACGCGACGGCTGGCTCCATTGGCTGAACCGTTTGCTGCAAAGCGGCGGCTCCTTCCCCGAAGGGGAGGATCGGCCTGCGGTGCCGGAAGGAGCGACCGGCTTTCGGTTTGCCGTCAGCCAGTTGGAAAATTACGGGCTGTGGGCCGGCCGCCTGGCGGATGAAGAACGCAAGTCGCTGCGCCGCAATTGGGAGCATGCGCTTCACGATGCGCTGGGCGGGGAGGGGCTTGACGCGTATTCGCTGTTTTGGCATCCGAACGTGCTGGTCACGCTGTGCATCGAATTCCGTGCAGCGGACATCGATGGCTTGAGGGCGGCGCTGTCCGGGATTACAGTGCCGCAGGCGGAGGAAAGCCGTCTGCTGATCGGCATTTCCCCGGTTTTCCACGGGTTTTCCGAAGCTTATGCCCGCTTTGAAGAGGCCATGGCGGCGGTACAGCTCATTCCGACGCTTAAGGAGCGGACGGTGCTGATCGGCGAGGCGGCGGCGGTCCGCCGCAAAAACCGGGGCGCCTCGATCGCGGCCGAGCTGGAGACCCGGATGCTCGGCTTGCTTTTCGGCGACAGCGAGGCCGAGCTCGACATGGCGGCGGCGGAGCTGATGGAGACGGCCCGGGAGAAGGGCATCCATCCGGCCGACATTGCGCTCGCCGTCAAGGAGCTGAAGATCGCCGTCCGGCGCAGGCTGCGCAGCGGCAGCGCCGCCCTTTCGGAGGAGATCGAGGCGCTGCTGGCCGTTGACATCGATCTTTTTGCCCATAATTCGTACCGGTCGCTGGAGTCGCTCCTTCGCGGCGAGCTGAAGTCGCTGTTTAACCTGATCCGCTCCTCCGCCCACGGCAAAAACCACTGGATGATCGACCGCGTCAAAAAGTATATCGAATCGCGCTACAGCAGCGATGTGAAGGCGTCCGAAGTGGCGGCGTGGCTGCAAATTACGCCGAATTATTTCAGCATCGTGTTCAATCAATATTTCGGCAAAGGCTTTGCGGAATATTTGAACGAGGTGCGCATCGAGCACGCCAAAGCGATGCTGAGCGCTACGCACGACCGGGTGTTTGAGATCGCGGAAAAGGTCGGCTACAACGATTACAAATATTTCTGCTCGATCTTTAAGTCCTACACGGGGCTTACGCCTACGCAGTACCGTAAAATTGCCGAGTCGACATCCGCTTAA
- a CDS encoding N-acyl-D-amino-acid deacylase family protein yields MLDLIIRNGKIVDGTGNPWFYGDVGIADGKIAAVGRLDVEAGRIIDARKHVISPGFIDGHCHSDLMILDYPYSEIKLRQGVTTEVIGNCGLAPAPFVAERAEMLQTYVQPVLGSTKWKWPWGTVGEYMDHVAASRPSEHVATYVAHGALRIAAMGFANRPATSAELGHMKRLLEEGLQAGAIGFSIGLLYAPGSYTSKEELAELCRVLPKYGGIFSTHIRGEGNNLLPSVKEVIWIAEQSGVPLHISHLKAAGKRNWGQTLDALELIADARARGLDVTCDVYPYTAGSTMLTTVLPPWTLEGGIAGTLERFRDPALRKRIKQELGEEQTEWDNLVCSTGWQAVIVSSVRHPGHAALEGKSIAEISEERGQHPVDCVMDLLLEEDGQVSIVYFHMSDSDVDQVVGWEQSLIASDSLHCETGKPHPRLYGSFPRLFSRYVREKKTLSLEQAVRKVTSFPVQRFRLGKRGLIVPGYAADLTVFDPAAIRDTATYQEPRQYPEGISHVIVGGNLTLDAGVHTTAREGMLLRAGLCSCGSGSGHHPR; encoded by the coding sequence ATGCTGGACTTAATTATTCGAAACGGGAAAATCGTCGACGGCACAGGCAATCCGTGGTTTTACGGAGACGTCGGCATAGCGGACGGCAAAATCGCCGCCGTCGGCCGGCTGGATGTGGAGGCGGGGCGGATTATCGATGCGCGGAAACACGTCATCTCGCCGGGATTTATCGACGGACACTGCCATTCCGATCTGATGATTCTCGATTATCCGTACAGTGAGATCAAGCTACGCCAGGGCGTTACGACGGAGGTGATCGGCAACTGCGGTCTCGCTCCGGCGCCGTTTGTCGCGGAACGGGCGGAAATGCTGCAAACGTACGTCCAGCCGGTGCTCGGCTCGACCAAATGGAAGTGGCCATGGGGAACGGTCGGCGAATATATGGATCATGTGGCCGCTTCCCGTCCGTCCGAGCATGTGGCGACCTATGTCGCCCACGGCGCGCTGCGCATCGCGGCGATGGGCTTCGCGAACCGGCCGGCGACGTCCGCCGAGCTGGGGCATATGAAGCGGCTGCTGGAGGAAGGGCTGCAGGCCGGCGCGATCGGCTTCTCGATCGGGCTGCTGTATGCGCCGGGCAGTTATACGTCCAAGGAGGAGTTGGCGGAGCTCTGCCGCGTGCTGCCGAAATACGGCGGCATCTTCTCCACGCACATCCGCGGCGAAGGCAACAATTTGCTTCCTTCGGTGAAGGAAGTCATCTGGATCGCCGAACAAAGCGGCGTCCCTCTGCATATCAGCCATTTGAAGGCAGCCGGCAAACGCAACTGGGGCCAAACGCTGGACGCGCTCGAGCTGATCGCGGACGCGCGAGCCCGCGGTCTGGACGTCACGTGCGACGTGTACCCCTACACCGCAGGCTCCACGATGCTGACCACGGTGCTTCCGCCCTGGACGCTGGAAGGCGGCATCGCCGGCACGCTGGAACGCTTCCGCGATCCGGCGCTGCGCAAGCGGATCAAGCAGGAGCTCGGCGAGGAGCAAACGGAGTGGGACAACCTCGTCTGCTCCACCGGCTGGCAGGCGGTGATCGTCTCGTCGGTCCGCCATCCCGGACACGCGGCGCTGGAAGGCAAATCGATCGCCGAAATCAGCGAGGAGCGCGGTCAGCATCCGGTCGACTGCGTGATGGATTTGCTGCTGGAGGAGGACGGTCAAGTATCCATCGTATATTTTCACATGTCCGACAGCGACGTCGACCAGGTGGTCGGCTGGGAGCAATCGCTGATTGCCTCCGACAGCCTCCACTGCGAAACCGGCAAGCCGCACCCGCGGCTGTACGGCTCGTTCCCGCGCCTGTTTTCCCGGTACGTGCGGGAGAAAAAAACGCTGTCGCTGGAGCAGGCCGTGCGCAAGGTAACCTCGTTCCCGGTGCAGCGGTTCCGGCTTGGCAAACGCGGGCTGATCGTGCCGGGCTACGCCGCCGATCTGACGGTATTCGACCCGGCGGCGATTCGCGACACGGC
- a CDS encoding alanine racemase — translation MIPDISKEENVLPETPCLLIDVPTMMANIRVMADAAQRCGVALRPHAKTHKIPSVAKAQLEAGAVGITVAKISEAEVMAEHGIGDIFVAYPLVTPSKIERAARLGRRIRLIVGVDGEEGARRLSEEAGRLGVTFQVRLEIDTGLQRTGVSREQAAALARRIHELPHLQLTGIFTFRGALLEGKPTMELQRAGREEGELMVQLAETMRADGIPIADVSVGSTPTGLYAAQVKGVTEIRPGTYVFYDRMQAAFGVCSLSDCAAFIEATVVSRPSPHYAVIDGGSKTFATDVQPGTNPLQLKGFGHILEAPEAVLERLSEEHGVIRLEPHHPLKVGDRVRIVPNHVCSTLNLHNHIYFVDGGRVEKVPVLARGMLE, via the coding sequence ATGATTCCCGACATTTCAAAGGAGGAGAATGTATTGCCGGAAACCCCTTGTTTGCTAATCGACGTACCGACGATGATGGCGAATATTCGCGTTATGGCGGACGCCGCGCAGCGCTGCGGTGTAGCGCTGCGTCCCCATGCCAAGACGCATAAAATCCCGTCCGTAGCCAAAGCTCAGCTGGAAGCGGGCGCGGTCGGCATCACCGTCGCGAAAATTTCCGAAGCCGAAGTGATGGCGGAGCACGGCATCGGAGATATTTTTGTCGCCTATCCGCTGGTGACGCCGTCAAAAATTGAAAGAGCGGCGCGGCTTGGCAGGAGGATCCGGCTAATCGTCGGCGTGGACGGCGAAGAAGGCGCGCGCCGGTTGTCGGAGGAGGCCGGACGGCTTGGAGTCACGTTCCAGGTGCGGCTGGAAATCGATACCGGGCTGCAGCGGACCGGCGTATCCCGGGAGCAGGCCGCGGCTCTGGCCCGGCGTATTCATGAGCTTCCCCATTTGCAGCTGACGGGCATTTTCACGTTCCGCGGCGCGCTCCTCGAGGGCAAGCCGACGATGGAATTGCAGCGCGCAGGCCGCGAGGAAGGCGAGCTGATGGTGCAGCTCGCCGAAACGATGCGGGCGGACGGGATCCCGATCGCCGACGTCAGCGTCGGCTCGACGCCGACCGGCCTTTACGCCGCGCAGGTAAAGGGCGTGACGGAAATCCGCCCCGGCACCTACGTGTTTTACGACCGGATGCAGGCCGCCTTCGGCGTCTGCTCGCTGAGTGACTGCGCGGCGTTCATCGAAGCGACGGTCGTCAGCCGCCCGTCGCCGCACTACGCGGTTATCGACGGCGGCAGCAAGACGTTTGCGACCGACGTTCAGCCGGGAACCAACCCGCTGCAGCTGAAAGGCTTCGGCCATATTCTCGAAGCGCCGGAGGCGGTGCTGGAACGGCTTTCCGAGGAGCACGGCGTCATTCGTCTCGAGCCGCATCACCCGCTCAAGGTAGGCGACCGCGTCCGCATCGTCCCGAATCACGTATGCAGCACGCTTAATTTGCACAATCATATTTATTTCGTGGACGGCGGCCGGGTGGAAAAGGTGCCCGTGCTGGCGCGGGGCATGCTGGAATAA
- a CDS encoding sensor histidine kinase: MKWKPAKLGSVSLRKKSVAIFVLLVTLPSLFVGYVFLNRYDAILRQQFVSSTEKNLGTIEMNLFEKMKAVEDMTDYMIYQKDFRSFMQTPETPETQDRLKSDRESIEGFVAFQLMSKNYIKSITLKGLNGNAMQLGEPVDGPEQPWMELARSNRGGVVWSDSYPLVSAWTGPKRVISLFRLINSFDDPATSVGMVIVRLNEAEISTLLAAAVPKDQGSLFILRPDGTVLFDNDKQLIGRPYPVPGLIETVRQFPGQVSAIKYEGKTYSVISRQMRSTGWSLVALVKDEAIVAKTSTLKISLQVLFLALFVFGVLALIGFELAIIRPMLELKKQTSRLKTGDFSARVTVRTHDEIGELGRHFNNMVQTIKDLIDNKYKLEIRQKESELRILQSQMDPHFLYNTLDMIRWTARLEKAQETSQLIEALSGFFRMSMNREKQIATLEGELEFVRSYLNLQQKRMGSRLVFTLHMEASLENVLLPRRLIQPLVENSIKHGFVARKRGRIDVRCYRGTQDELIIDVADTGAGFTEEKLRDIRRALAEKNGDERLTGHALWNIHELIRLIYGSGYGVEFPAELNRSGACVRLRIPIQTNGQVAV, translated from the coding sequence GTGAAGTGGAAGCCGGCGAAACTCGGGAGCGTCAGCTTGCGCAAGAAATCGGTTGCGATTTTCGTCCTCTTGGTCACGCTTCCATCGCTGTTTGTCGGGTATGTGTTTCTGAACAGATACGATGCGATCCTGCGGCAGCAGTTCGTCAGTTCCACCGAGAAAAACCTCGGAACGATCGAGATGAACCTGTTTGAGAAAATGAAGGCCGTGGAAGATATGACGGATTATATGATTTATCAAAAGGATTTCCGCAGCTTCATGCAAACTCCGGAAACGCCAGAGACGCAGGACCGGCTGAAGTCGGACCGGGAATCGATCGAAGGTTTCGTCGCCTTCCAGCTGATGTCCAAAAATTATATCAAATCGATTACACTGAAGGGCCTGAATGGCAATGCGATGCAGCTCGGCGAGCCGGTCGACGGGCCCGAGCAGCCCTGGATGGAGCTGGCCAGGTCGAACCGGGGCGGGGTCGTCTGGTCCGATTCGTACCCGTTGGTCAGCGCCTGGACCGGACCGAAGCGTGTCATTTCCTTATTCCGGTTGATCAATTCGTTTGACGATCCGGCCACCTCGGTCGGAATGGTCATCGTCAGGCTGAACGAAGCGGAAATTTCCACGCTTCTGGCCGCCGCCGTTCCGAAGGACCAGGGCTCGCTGTTCATTTTACGGCCGGACGGCACGGTGCTGTTCGATAACGACAAGCAGCTGATCGGCCGGCCATACCCGGTGCCCGGGCTGATCGAGACGGTCCGCCAATTTCCCGGGCAGGTGTCCGCCATCAAATATGAAGGCAAAACGTATTCGGTTATCAGCAGGCAGATGCGATCCACCGGCTGGAGTCTGGTCGCTTTGGTCAAGGACGAGGCGATCGTCGCCAAGACAAGCACGCTGAAAATATCGCTGCAGGTGCTGTTTCTGGCGCTTTTTGTTTTCGGCGTGCTGGCCTTGATCGGCTTTGAGCTGGCGATCATCCGCCCGATGCTGGAGCTGAAGAAACAGACGAGCCGGCTGAAGACCGGCGACTTTTCCGCCCGTGTGACGGTCCGCACGCACGATGAGATTGGCGAGCTGGGCCGACATTTCAACAATATGGTGCAGACGATCAAGGATTTGATCGACAACAAATACAAGCTGGAAATCCGGCAGAAGGAATCCGAGCTGCGCATTTTGCAAAGCCAGATGGATCCGCATTTTCTGTACAACACGCTGGACATGATCCGCTGGACGGCCCGGCTGGAGAAAGCCCAGGAAACGAGCCAGCTCATCGAAGCGCTGTCCGGCTTTTTCCGGATGAGCATGAACCGGGAAAAGCAGATCGCCACGCTGGAAGGCGAGCTCGAGTTCGTCCGCTCGTATTTGAATTTGCAGCAAAAGCGGATGGGCAGCAGGCTGGTTTTCACGCTGCATATGGAGGCGTCGCTGGAGAACGTCCTTCTGCCGCGCCGATTGATTCAACCGCTCGTGGAAAACAGCATCAAACACGGCTTTGTGGCGCGCAAGCGGGGCAGGATCGATGTGCGCTGCTACCGGGGGACGCAGGATGAATTGATCATCGATGTAGCGGACACCGGTGCCGGCTTTACGGAGGAGAAGCTGCGCGACATTCGCCGGGCGTTAGCGGAAAAAAACGGGGATGAGCGGCTGACCGGGCATGCGCTGTGGAACATTCACGAGCTCATCCGACTGATTTACGGCAGCGGCTACGGCGTGGAATTTCCCGCGGAGCTTAACCGGTCCGGAGCTTGCGTCCGGCTGCGGATTCCGATTCAGACGAACGGGCAGGTGGCTGTATGA
- a CDS encoding sugar phosphate isomerase/epimerase family protein gives MKTSLSVWSCHSYFYNHTWKNIDFIRFAGRETRAAGVELLHRFWYPDDESQSAIERALQQENLEVACVGASNNFALPDAQERAGQLRQITESVDIAAAYGAKVVRVFSGNRQEGVDFAEARRWIVDGLKAAADYAGRKNVVLCLENHGLFAGKAEQVRDIIRAVDSEALRSTFDMGNFLLVGELPGDALDVLQPLVNHVHAKDFVPVDGGYAGNTYSALNGDRYAGKVLGEGGVDVHSLLARLHQGGYDGWVSVEFEGDEEQRDGSIRSVEYVQKALESIRS, from the coding sequence GTGAAAACAAGCCTGAGCGTATGGAGCTGCCATTCGTATTTTTACAATCATACATGGAAAAACATCGACTTCATCCGGTTCGCGGGCCGCGAAACCCGCGCCGCTGGCGTGGAGCTGCTTCACCGCTTCTGGTATCCCGATGACGAGAGCCAATCTGCGATCGAAAGGGCGCTGCAGCAGGAAAATCTCGAGGTGGCCTGCGTCGGGGCGAGCAACAATTTCGCGCTGCCGGATGCACAGGAGCGCGCCGGACAGCTGCGGCAGATCACGGAATCGGTCGATATCGCCGCGGCTTACGGGGCGAAGGTCGTGCGCGTCTTTTCCGGCAACCGCCAGGAAGGCGTCGATTTTGCCGAAGCTCGGCGCTGGATCGTCGATGGGCTGAAAGCGGCGGCCGATTACGCCGGCCGCAAAAACGTCGTGTTATGTTTGGAAAACCACGGCTTGTTTGCCGGAAAGGCGGAGCAGGTGCGGGATATCATCCGCGCTGTGGACTCCGAGGCGCTGCGCAGCACGTTTGATATGGGCAACTTTTTGCTGGTCGGCGAGCTGCCCGGCGACGCTCTGGATGTGCTGCAGCCGCTCGTGAATCACGTGCATGCCAAAGATTTTGTACCGGTGGACGGCGGCTATGCCGGAAACACCTACTCGGCATTAAACGGCGACCGTTATGCCGGCAAAGTGCTGGGCGAAGGCGGCGTCGATGTGCACAGTCTGCTGGCCCGGCTTCATCAAGGCGGCTATGATGGGTGGGTCTCGGTCGAATTCGAAGGCGACGAGGAGCAGCGCGACGGTTCGATCCGTTCGGTGGAATATGTGCAAAAGGCGCTGGAGTCGATCCGCAGCTAA
- a CDS encoding MFS transporter has protein sequence MEAESACRTNVRSFAAIKGFNFFIYGAIAVYTSFFPLYMKSIGVSALHTGLIMAGGPFISIVANPFWGYMSDRWNNIKRVLLVLLSGSTAVMLTVFFGGSSSLAALFALMLAYFFFQSPLFSQSNSLILDAIENTELRFGAFRLWGSLGWALIAAAAGPVLGSIGIGRFWAVYGILMLVSIRIAFALPQGKPRPKAEAGHGGYLRIFASKRFIAFLAIGVLISIPNGMNTAFVSIYMSDLGGHEGLIGVSAFLTSIFEIPVFLLFDRYLPKIGRALIGCLCAVSLLYAARWLLMSSAGSAYEVAVIQMMNSVTFGGYYYIGTQLTYSLVPREYRASGQALYALSWGGLSGIIAGIAGGWVFQHEGAVAMYRLGAVLALFGAAGFLAMFALAKRKAVSSE, from the coding sequence ATGGAGGCGGAGTCGGCCTGTCGGACGAACGTGCGGTCGTTTGCCGCGATCAAGGGCTTTAACTTTTTCATTTACGGCGCGATTGCGGTTTACACGTCTTTTTTTCCGCTTTATATGAAATCGATCGGCGTTTCGGCGCTGCACACCGGTCTGATTATGGCCGGCGGGCCGTTTATTTCCATTGTGGCGAATCCGTTTTGGGGCTACATGAGCGACCGCTGGAATAATATAAAACGGGTGCTGCTTGTGCTGCTGTCCGGCAGTACGGCCGTCATGCTGACGGTATTTTTCGGGGGCTCCTCTTCGCTTGCGGCGCTGTTTGCGCTGATGCTCGCATACTTTTTTTTCCAAAGCCCGCTTTTTTCGCAAAGCAACAGTTTGATCCTGGACGCGATCGAAAATACAGAGCTGCGCTTCGGCGCATTCCGGCTTTGGGGTTCGCTCGGCTGGGCGCTGATAGCGGCGGCCGCCGGCCCGGTTTTGGGGAGCATCGGCATCGGCCGCTTTTGGGCCGTATACGGCATTCTCATGCTCGTTTCCATCAGAATCGCTTTCGCGCTTCCGCAGGGGAAACCGCGGCCGAAGGCGGAAGCGGGGCATGGCGGGTACCTGCGTATTTTCGCGAGCAAGCGGTTTATTGCATTTTTGGCGATCGGCGTTCTGATCTCGATCCCGAACGGAATGAACACGGCGTTCGTATCGATCTATATGTCCGACCTCGGGGGGCATGAAGGGTTGATCGGGGTGTCCGCTTTTTTGACGTCGATTTTCGAGATTCCGGTGTTTCTGCTGTTCGACCGGTATTTGCCGAAAATCGGCCGAGCCTTGATCGGCTGCCTGTGCGCGGTAAGCCTTCTGTATGCGGCGAGGTGGCTGCTGATGTCTTCGGCAGGTTCCGCTTACGAGGTCGCCGTCATCCAAATGATGAACAGCGTCACGTTCGGAGGGTATTACTATATCGGCACGCAGCTTACATACTCGCTGGTGCCCCGCGAGTACCGGGCTTCCGGCCAGGCGCTGTATGCGCTGAGCTGGGGCGGGCTGTCTGGCATCATCGCCGGCATAGCCGGGGGCTGGGTGTTCCAGCACGAGGGTGCGGTCGCGATGTACCGGCTTGGCGCCGTGCTGGCCTTATTCGGGGCCGCCGGGTTTCTGGCCATGTTCGCGCTGGCGAAGCGAAAGGCCGTTTCGTCGGAGTGA